The genomic segment GGCTAGCGCACCACCTGGGTGAACGCGGCGGTGTGGACGACGCCGTCGTGCCGGAACTGCAGGAACAGGCGGTACCGGCCGGCCGACGGATACTCCGTCATGAACCGGATCGGCCCACCGGACCCCGGCGACTCCTGCGGATGGACGTGCAGGTAGGCCAGGTCGCCCTCACGCAGGGCGACGAGGTGGCCGTCGGCGCCCAGGTAGGGCTGCACGGCGACGGGCCGGCCGTCCTTGGAGACCGAGAAGCGCAGGTCGCCCTCGGCGCCGGCCCTCGGCGTGCCCTCCAGGGTGATGTCGTAGCCGTCGGCGGCGACGTGGGTGGCCGGGGCCGGCAGCGGGCGGGGCCGGAAGTCGCCGGGGACGAACACGTCGGTGGCCAGCGTGGTCTTCTCGCGCCCGTGGGCGGTGAAGTCGGCGTAGACGCGGTACACCCCGGCCTCCGCGAACCCCAGGGGGACCGACCACGAGCCGTCCGGGGTCTGGACGGGATGGAGGTGCTGGTAGCCGGTGAGGTCGCGGCGCACGGCGATCAGGTGCAGGCGCTTGGTGTGCTCGACGTCGAAGTCGCGCACGGTCGCCCCGTCGCGATCCACGATACGGAACGTGAACGGCCGCGTCTCGCCTGGGCGCCGCGTGGCCGGGCCCTCCGTGACGAGGCGGAGCCCGTCGTCGGCGACGCCCAGGCCGCGCGGGGCCTCCGCGGCGCCGTGCCCGGCGGCCATCCCGGTCATCGCCGGCGGCTCGGTGGCGCGCCCGGGCTTGGTGCCGGCGACACTGCCGACGGCCATCGTCGCCCCGAACACGAGGGCCAGGACGGCGGCGAAACCTGCGAGCCGCGCGGTGACGCTCATCGAAGGACCTCGTAGCCGGCCGCAGCGACGGCCGCGGCGACGTCGGCGTCGCTGAAGCCCTCGCCCGTGACCCGCACCGAGCCGTCGGCGAGCTCGGCGTCGACGGCGTCGACCCCGTCGACGCGGGCCACCTCCTCGGTGACCGACAGGACGCAGTGCTCGCACGTCATGCCCGCGACGCGGTACACGCGGGTGGAGGGGGCGGGGGAGGAGGGGGCCATGATCGCGATCCTTTGCTCAGATACCCTGGGGGAGTATTTAGGAGCATACACCCACCCGGTGTCGGCGCAAGGGCCGGCACGCCCGGAAGCCTGTGATCCTGAGCACAGAGGGCGTCGGGCGACCCAGTACTCCCCCCAGGTATCATCCCCCTTCATGCCCGACGCGCCCGACATCACCCGCGGCTATACCGCCTCCAAGGACGACCTCCAGAAGCGCCTGCGGCGCATCGAGGGCCAGGTCCGTGGGATCCAGGGCATGATCGAGGAGGACCGCTGGTGCCCGGACGTCCTCCAGCAGGTCGCCGCGGTCAAGGCCGCGCTGGACAAGGTCGCCCTCGGGCTGGCCGAGGGCCATGTCCAGCACTGCATGGCCTCCGGCACGCCCGAGCGCCGCGAGGAGATGACGCACGAGCTCATGCAGGCGCTCGGGCGCCTGGTGCGCTAGCCCGCGCGGCCGCGCGGCGGCCGCACCGGATAGCGTACGGCCGGTTGCGGGACCAGCCAGCAGTCGGAGACGGGAGTCGGCACGTGCGGAGACTTGGGGTCGACGTCGGGGGGACGTTCACGGACCTGGTCCTGGTGGACGAGGAGGCCGGGCGGATCACCGTCGACAAGGTCGCCTCGACGCCCGACGACCCGTCGAGGGCCGTCGTCGAGGGCGTGCGCCAGATCTGCGCGAAGGCCGGCGTGGCGCTGGCCGACGTCGACAGCTTCCTGCACGGCACGACGGTCGCGACGAACATCGTGCTCACCAACACCGGGGCCGAGGTGGGGATGATCACCACCGAGGGCTTCCGCGACATCCTCCACATCGCGCGCCACAAGCGCCCCTACAACTTCTCGCTGCAGCAGGAGCTGCCGTGGCAGTCGCGTCCGCTGGTCCGGCGCCGCCACCGCCTCACCGTGGCCGAGCGCATCACCGCCCCCGACGGCGAGGTCCTGACGCCCCTGGACGACGACGAGGTCCGCGCCCGGGTGCGCGAGCTGCGTGACGCCGGCGTCGACGCCATCGCCGTGTGCCTGCTGCACTCCTACCTCAACCCCGAGCACGAGCGGCGGATCAAGGACATCGTCCTGGAGGAGCATCCCGGCGCCTACCTGTCGGTCTCCCACGAGGTCCTGCCGCTGTACCGCGAGTTCGAGCGCTTCTCGACCGTGTGCCTCAACGCCTACGTCGGTCCGAAGGTCGCGCGCTACGTCACCCGCTTCGACGACGCGCTGCGCGCGGAGGGCTACCGCCACGGCGTCCGCCTCATGCAGTCCTCCGGCGGGCTGACCACCGTCGAGAGCGCCGCCCAGCGCCCCGTGACCATGCTCATGTCCGGCGTGGTCGCCGGCCTGATGGGCGGGATCTGGGTCGGCCGGATGGCCGGCCACGAGAACGTCGTGACGCTGGACATCGGCGGCACCTCGGCCGACATCGGCGTGGCGGCCGGCGGCGCGGTGCGCATGCGCCACCTGCTGGACACGAAGGTCGGCGACTACCAGGCCATGGTGCCCATGGTCGACATCGACACGATCGGCGCGGGCGGCGGGTCCATCGCCTACGTCGACGACGGCGGGGTGTTCCGCGTCGGCCCGCAGTCGGCGGGCGCCGACCCCGGGCCGGCCTGCTACGGCCGCGGCGGCAGCCTGCCGACGACGACCGACGCCCAGCTGCTGCTCGGCCGGCTGCGGCCCGACCGCGGGCTGCTCGGCGGCGACATGCAGCTCGACGTCGAGCTGGCGCGCGCGGCGTTCGCCGAGCTGGCCGACAGCCTGGGCATGACCGTCGAGGAGGCGGCCCTCGGCGCGCTGCAGGTCCAGCGCTTCGGGATGACGCAGGCCATCGAGCTCAACTCGGTGCGCCGCGGCTACGACCCGCGCGACTTCGCCCTGGTCGCCGCCGGTGGAGCGGGCGCGCTGTTCGCCTGCGAGATCGCGCGCGAGCTCGACATCCCCACCGTGCTCGTGCCCCCGCACCCCGGCATCACGTCGGCGACCGGGCTGCTGACCACCGACCTGCAGCACGAGTTCGTCGCGACGGAGCGCCACACGCTGGCCACCGTCGACCTCGAGCGCCTCGCGCGGCGCTTCGCCGAGGTCGAGGCCCAGGCCGTCGAGCAGCTCGGCGACGACGGCGTGCCCGAGGAGCGCCGGCTCATCCGCCGCCTGGCGGAGTGCCGATACGCCGGCCAGGGCTACGAGGTGCGCTGCGAGGCGCCGGCGGGCTCCATCGACGCGGCCTGGGTGCAGGAGCTCGAGGAGCGCTTCCACGCCGCGCACGAGACCGAGTACGGCCACCGCTTCGACGGCCCGATCGAGCTCATCAACATCCGCGCGCTCGGCATCGGCCGCATCGACGAGCTCGTCTGGCCCGACATCGAGGCCGGCGACGGCGACCCGTCGGCCGCCCGGACCCTGGAGCGCGAGGTCGTCTTCGACGTCGACGGCGTGCCGGCCCACCTGCCGACCCCGTTCTACGACCGCGCCGCGCTGCGCGCCGGCGACCGGCTGCAGGGCCCGGCGGTCGTGGAGCAGTACGACTCCACGACGGTCGTCCCGCCCGGCTTCGACGCCGAGATCGACCGCCACGGCACCATCGTGATCACGGTTCCCGCCCTGGAGCGGGCGGCGGCCGCCGAGCCCTCCACCGCGCTCTCGACGCCGATCCTCATGCGCGTGATCGGCGGCGCGCTGACCTCGATCGCCAAGGAGATGGCGGGCGTCCTGTTCCGCATGTCCTACTCCTCGATCATCCGCGAGTCCGAGGACCTCGGCGCGGGCCTGTTCGACCGCGAGGGCAACGTCCTGGCCGAGTCGGACTCCACGCCGATGTTCATGGGCGCGATGCCGAAGATCGTCAAGAACGTCATCGCGCTGCTGGGCGACGACATCCACGAGGGCGACATCGTCGTCCACAACGACCCCTACGGCGGGGCGACGCACTCCCCCGACCTCGCGATCGTCGTGCCGATCTTCTCCGGCGGCGAGCTCGTCGGGTTCTCGGGCGCGTCGGCCCACCTGCTCGACATCGGCGGCGCCTATCCGGGCATCGCGATCGACCTCGTCGACCGCTGGTCGGAGGGCAGCGTCTTCCAGGCCGTCAAGCTGTCGGACCGCGGCGTGCGGCAGGAGGGCATGTGGCGCCACCTGCTGGCCAACATGCGCACGCCGACGCAGAACCAGGGCGACCTGGAGGCGATGATCGCCGCGTGCGAGCTCGCGCGCACCCGCTTCGTGGATCTCGTCGGCCGCTACGGCGCGGACACCGTGCTCGACGCCGCGGCCGCATGGCTGCAGTACTCCGAGCGCATGCTGCGCCAGGAGATCGCCAAGCTGCCCGACGGCACCTACGAGACCGGGACGGGCTGGCTGGACGACGACGGGCGCAACCGCGGCGTCAAGCTCCCCGTCAACATCAAGGTCATCGTCGCCGGCGACGAGATCACCTTCGACCTCACGGGCTCCTCCGACGAGGTCATGACGGGCTTCAACTGCCCGTTCGAGGGCACGACGATCTCGGCGATGACGTTCATCGCGCGGATGGTGTTCCTCGACGAGGAGGCCCACCCCGTCTTCGTGCCCCAGAACGAGGGGATGCTGCGCCCCGTCGGCGTCATCGCGCCGGAGGGCTCGATCTTCAACCCCCGCTTCCCGCGCGCGTGCTTCGCGCGCTTCTGCCAGGTCCAGCGGGCGGTCGACCTCGCCCTGCGGGCGCTGGCCGACGTCGCGCCCGAGCGCGTGACGGCCGGCAACTCGGCGCACCTGCACTTCCTGTCCTACTCCGGCTTCCTGGAGGCCGAGCAGGAGTACTGGGTCTACCTCGAGGTCAACGAGGGGTCCTACGGCGGCCGCCATCACCGTGACGGCCTGGACTCGGTCGACTCGCTCATCGCCAACACGCGCAACAACCCGATCGAGGAGCTCGAGTGGCGCTTCCCGATGCGCACGGAGCGCTACGAGCTGCGCGACGACCCGGCCGCCGCGGGCCGCTGGCGGGGCGGCATCGGCGTCGTGCGCGTCAACCGGTTCCTCGTCGACACCGTCGTCAGCTGCGAGGGCGAGCGCCAGGAGTCCGATCCGCCGTGGGGCATCTTCGGGGGCCACGAGGGCCACAACGCCTCCCTGGTGCGCAACGCCGGGCAGCCCGGCGAGGAGGCCTGGCCGGCCAAGATCACCGGCTACACGCTCAAGGCCGGTGACACGCTGGAGATCACCACGCCCAGCTCGGGCGGCTACGGGGACCCGCTGACGCGCGACCCCGCGCGGGTGCTGTCCGACGTGCTGGACGGCTTCACGACCCTCGAGCTGGCCGCGCGCGACTACGGCGTGGTCATCGACGCCGCGACGATGACCGTCGACGACGACGCGACCGCGCGGCGGCGCGCGGCCGCCGCGCAGGACGCGACGGCCCGCGCCTGACGGCGCTATGCGTGCACGAGCTCCATCGCGTCGGACGTGGCGCGATGGACCAGGACCCTCCCGGTGGTGGTCGAGGTCCGGTCGATCTTCGCGTGGCCGAGCTGGTCGCGGATGAAGTCCGCGGCCAGGTCGTTGGACCGAAGGGACGCCTCGCGGTCGCTGAAGACCGTCGTCGTGAACAGGTGCCCCGAGCCGCAGTCGATCAGCTGGTAGGCGATGAAGCCGTCCATCTCCGAGAGCGGGCCGGCGAAGTGGCGGTCCGCGGCGCGCGCGACCTCCTCGACGTCCTCGGGCCGGCAGTGGTACTGGCGGATGGTGGTGAACACCGGGTCCTCCTTCGTACGTGGGACGGTGCTCCCGCCCGGCCGATGCTACGCCGATCGCCGCGGCGTCTGGGGAACCTTCGGCGCGCCGTCGAGCAGGTGCGGGATGACCTGCTCGGCGAAGATCGCCGCCGACTCGCGCATGACGGCGTGCTCGACGCCGGGCATCCAGAACCGGCCGACGAAGTGGAAGTTGGGGCCGGCCGCGTCGCGGTAGGCCAGCAGCCGCTCGGCCACCTGCTCGGGGGCGCCGAGCACCACCGAGTCGCGCAGCCCGTCCTCCAGCGTCGCGGGCATCGGGGGCGCGGGCGGCGCCGGGGGCCGGCGGCCGCGGGCGAGCATGTCCTCGTACTTCCAGTGCAGGTACCAGACGCTGTCGCGGATGATCTCCCAGCGGTCCTCGTCCGGCCAGGCGAACGTGGGCAGGTGCAGCGCGGCCGTCATCGACTCGGGGTCCAGGCCGGCCTGCTCGCGGGCGTCGCGCGCCCACTTGACGCGCTCGCCGAACTCGGCCGGCGTGACGTTGGCGCCGAAGAAGCCGTCGGCGATGCGGCCCGCGCGGCGCACGGCCGGCTCGGCGCCGGCGCCGATCCAGATCGGCGGGCCGCCGGGCCGGAACGGCTTGGGCGTCACCGACACGCCCTCGACGAGCCCGTCGGACCAGGCGCCGCGGAGGATCTCGACGCAGCGGCGCAGCCGCGCGACGCGCTCGGCGATCGGGACGCCGAGGACCTCGAACTCCTCCTCGCGCCAGCCCAGCCCCAGGCCGAGCAGCAGCCGCCCGGAGGCGATGAGGTCGACCGTGGCGGCGTCCTCGGCGAGCCGGAACGGGTCGATCAGCGGCGCGAGCACGACCCCGGTGCCGACGAGGACGCGCTCGGTGCGGGCGGCGATCGCGGCGCACACCGGCAGCAGCGAGGACATGTGGCTGTCGTCGAGGAAGTGGTGCTCGGCCACCCAGACCGAGTCGAACCCGAGCCGGTCGGTGTCCTGGGCGAGCTCCAGGGCCTGGCGGTAGAGGTCGTGATCCGTCCGTGGGTCGCCGGGATAGCGCTGGCAGGTCAGCATCCCGTATCCGATGTGCATGCCGGCAGTCTCGTGGATCGCGCACCCTGACCCACCCTCCCCCCCGGATCGGGCCGGATCAGGGGGCTTCCCCGAATGACCGACTGGCACATGCGCCATGGACGGCCGTGGCGGCCCCGGGCTAGGTTGGCGCATGGACGTGACGAGCCTGTACGGGCGGCGGGCGACGCAGCGCTGGGAGCGCATGAGCGTCGGCGACCTGTTCGAACGCGTCACGTGGAGCTACCCCGACAAGGAGGCCATCGTGGCCTGGGAGGGCGCGTTCGCCCACCCCGAGAACCAGCGGCTCACCTACCGCCAGGCCGACGAGCTGGCCAACCGCGTCGCCCACGGCCTGCTCGAGCGCGGCCTGCAGCGGGGCGACCGCGTCATCATGTTCTGCGACAACACGACCGAGGCCTACGTCTTCAAGTTCGGGGTGGCCAAGGCGGGGATGACGGTCGTGCCCCTGAACACCATGCTGGCCCCCGACGTCATCGGGCACCTCCTCGCCCGGACCGAGCCCGCGTTCACGATCGTCGACGCGGAGCTGTGGCCGCGGGCCGCCGGGGCCTTCGGCGCCCAGGGCATGACCCCGGACGTCACCATCGAGATCGGCGGGCCGCCGGTGCCCGGCAGCACCGGGTTCGGCGCGTTCGTCCAGGGCCGGCCGGCGACGGAGCCCGACGTCGAGATCCACGCCGACGACATCTGGGAGATCGTCTTCACCTCGGGGACGACCGCGCTGCCCAAGGGCGCGATGATCTCGCACGCCTACAGCCACATGACGGGCGCGTCGTTCGCGCTGTCGCTCACGCGCCGGCTGGCCTTCGAGTGCGACCTCAAGCTCTGCGGCTTCCTGCCCCTGGTCTTCCACAGCGCCCACCAGATCGTCGGCCTGCCCGCGTTCTTCGCCGGCGGCACGCTCATCATGGGCCGCGGGCTGGACGCGGCCAACGTCGCCCGGGCGGTGACCCGCGAGCGCGCGACGTGCCTGTGGGGCGGCGCCCCGGCGATGCTCACCGACATCGTCGCAGCGGTGGCGCGCGAGCCCATGTCCTATGACTTCAGCAGCGTGACGACTGCGCTCTACGGCTGGACGAGCGCGCCGCCCGGGCTCATCGCGGCGCTGGAGCGCCTCTGCGGCCCGGACCTCGTGACGTTCGAGATCCTCGGCCAGACCGAGGCCATGGCCTGCTTCCGCTTCTGGCCGGGGCAGTGGCCGGAGACGTTCCACCGCCACGCGCCGGAGCGCAACTACGTCGGCGTGCCGTCGCCCATCCTGGCCAGCGACGTCGTCGACGAGGACGGCGCGTCGCTGCGCGACCGCCCCGGCGTCCCCGGTGAGGTCGTCTACCGCTCACCGGTCATGACCGCCGGCTACTACCAGGACGTGGAGGCCACGCACGAGGCCTTCCGCGGCGGCTGGTTCCACTCCGGCGACCTCTGCGAGTACGACGCCGACGGCCTGCGGGTCATGGTCGACCGCTCCAAGGACATCGTCAAGTCCGGCGGGGAGAACGTGTCGAGCATGCGCGTGGAGTCCGTGCTCGTCCAGCACCCCCACGTCGTCAAGGCGGCCGTCGTCGGCCTGCCCCATCCCCAGTGGGGCGAGGCGGTGACCGCGTTCGTGATCGCCGCCGACGGCGCGGTGCCCGACCCCGACGAGCTCATCGCGTTCGCCCGTGAGCGCCTCGGCGGCTTCGAGACGCCCAAGCGCGTGGTCGTCGTCGAGGCGCTGCCGGTCACCGTGGGCAGCAAGGTCCTCAAGTACCAGCTCCGCGCGACCCACGCGGGGCTGTACGCGGAGGGGTGAGCGGGCGGGTCAGACGCCGCGCGTGAGCTTCTGCAGCGTGTGGCAGTCGGCGGGCACGTCGCCGTTCCTGGCACCCGCCGACCATGTGACCTCGCCGACGTAGAGGTCGCCGGCGCTGTCGAAGGCGACGCCGTGAGCCGCCCAGAAGGACCCGGGCGCGCACGGCTCGTCGGTGCCGAAGCGCTCGACGACTGCGCCCGTCCCGGCGTCCAGCAGCGTGCAGACGGAGTGCGGCGTGGCGTCCGTGACGGGGTCCATGTCCGGCCAGCGCCCGGCGCGGCCGCCGAGCTCGGTCACGCAGAGCAGGCCGTCGGGGGACAGCGCCAGGCCGTCGGGGCGCGACACGCCGGCCCACTGGTCGAGCAGCCCGCCGTCGAGGTCGAAGACCTGGATGCGATCGTTCTCGCGATCGGCGACGAACAGGCGGCGCTCGTCGGGCGAGGCGGCGAGGCCGTGCGGGATGTGGAACTGGCCGGGGCCGCGGCCGGGCTCGCCCCAGGAGGCCTCCAGCGTCCCGTCGGCCGAGAAGCGATGCACCCGCGCGTTGCCGTACCCGTCGGCGACGAACACGCTGCCGTCGGTGAGCACGCACACGTCGGTCGGGCCGTGGAACGGCGCCGATCCGTGCGCGACCTGGCGGTAGTGGAACTCCCCGTAGTCCGCACCGCTCGTGCGCGCCCCGGTCTCCGAGGCGCGCCCGGGCTCGCCGAGGGTCAGCACGAGCTCGCCCGCGCCGGTGAACTTGCGCACGGTGTGGTCGCCGTTGTCGACGCACCAGACGAAGCCCTCGTGGTCGATGCGGATCGCGTGCGGGTTGTCGAAGACCCCCTCGCCCCAGGAGCCGGCGAACGTGCCGTCGCGCTCGTAGACGATCACGGGGTGCTCGCCGCGGGCGAACACGTACACCCGGTCCTCGGCGTCGACGGCCACGCCCGGGACGTCGGGATGCGCCCATCCGCCGGGCAGCTGCTCCCAGCCCTCGATCGCCACGTACCCCCCAGAGCTCATGGGGCGAGTATGCCGACGCGGGCCGCGGGGCCGCCGCCAGGCCGGCTCACATCACCAGGCCGCCGTCGACGCAGAGCACCTGGCCGGTGATGTAGGAGGCGTCGTCGGAGGCGAGGAACGCGAAGGCCCCGGCGATCTCGTCGGGCTCGGCCCACCGGCCCAGGGGGACCTTGGCCAGCTGCTTCTCCGCGAAGCGCGGGTCGGTGCGGATCGTCTCGGTCATCGCGGTCGCCGCCAGCGGGGCGACGACGTTGGCGGTGATCGCGCGCCGCGCCAGCTCCCTGGCCAGCGACTTGGTCAGCCCGACGATGCCGGCCTTGGCCGCGGCGTAGTTGGCCTGGCCGATCGTCCCGACCAGCCCGGCGGCCGAGGTGGAGTTGATGATGCGCCCGCGGCCGTCGTCGGGCAGGTGGGCCAGCGCCTCCTGCGCGACGCGGTAGGTGCCCATCAGGTGCACGTCGAGGACCGCGGCGAACCTCTCCTCGTCCAGCTTGGGGAACATCGCCGGCCGGATGATGCCCGCGTTGTTGACGACGATGTGGACCGCGTCGCCCAGCCCCGCGGCCACCGCCACGGCCGCCGCGACCTGCGCGCGGTCGGACACGTCGGCGCCCACGGCCGCCGCCCGCCCCCCCGCCGCCGTGACCTCCGCCGCGACGCGTGCCGCGGCGTCCTCGTCGCGGTCGACGACCGCGACCGCCGCGCCCTCCTGCGCCAGGCGCCGCGCGACGGCGGCGCCGATGCCCGCCCCCGCGCCGGTGACCAGCGCGACGCGCCCGTCCAGCCGGAGGCTCATGCCCCGGCCCCCGCGGGCGCCGGCGCCGCCTGGACCTCGAGCAGCAGGTCGACGACGGTGGCGAACGCGCCGGGCATGCGGCGCAGCCCGGGCGACCGAGCCAGGTCGTCGGCGATCGCCTGCGCCGCGCGGACGACCGCCCGGGCCATGACCGGCCGCAGCCCCGGCCGCGCGACGGCGAGCACGTGGGCCCACTCGGCGCGGACGCTCTCCTGGGTGTGCAGCACGTAGGACCTCTGGGGGTCGTCGAGATGGTGGACGTCGGTGATGAGCAGGTCGATCAGGGCGCTGTGGGTCCCGGCGAGCGTCAGGTAGCACGTCGTCAGGCGCCGCAGGGCGTCCTCCGGGCCCTGCGCCCGTCCGAGCGACCGGTACAGGTCGAGCAGCACGGCGTCGGCCGCACGGCCCAGCGCGGCGAAGAGGAGGTCCTGCTTGGAGTCGAAGTAGGGGTAGATGCTCGGCCCGGCCATCCCGGCCCGGGCGGCGATCTCCTCCAGGCTGGTGCCGGCATAGCCCGAGGCCGCCATGAGCGGCACCGCGATCGCGAGGAGCGGCTCGCGCGTGGACTGCGGCGCGTACGTCGTCGTCGCATCCCACGGCGCGGGCGCCGGCTGCGGCGCGCGGCGCACGGGGAGCGCCAGGAGCCGGGTGAGGGTCTGCGACAGCAGGTCCTCGTGGTCGGCGCGACCCGGCCGAGCGCCGCCCTTGGGGACGCTGCGCAGCACGGAGACGGCGCACCAGGCCAGCAGGGAGGCGTCGCCGGCCGTCAGGCCGGGGCGCTGCGCGGTCAGCAGCGCGGTCAGCCCTGCGGTCACCCGGTGGACCTCCCGGGCCAGCGGGGCCACCTCGTCGCCCTCCAGCGCGCGCGACTCGCGCTGCCAGAGCACGCCCAGGCGCGGCCGGCCCGCGGCGGCGGCCGCCAGGCCGGGGATCGCGTCCTGCAGCGTGGCGGCCTCGGAGACCACGGCGCCGAAGGGCTCCAGCTCGGCGGCGATCACGGCCCGCAGGAGCTCCTGCTTGCCCGAGAAGTGGCGGTACAGGCTCGAGGCGCGGACGTTGACCGCGCCGGCCACGTCGTTCATCGAGACGCCGGCGTAGCCGCGCTCGTAGAAGAGGTCGGCGGCGGCGTCGACGATGAGCGCCCGGCGGTTCTTCGGCCGCGTCCCGCGCCGGGGCGGGGCGCCCGCGACCGGCGCGCTCACGCGCGGCCCGCGCGCTTGTCGACCAAGTGAACCATGGTTAGGGTCAGGCTATATGAGCCACCAGCCGGGTGCCGTGATCGTCGGCGCCTACGAGCACCCGGGCCGCGACCTGCCGGGCCACACCATCCCGCGCCTGCAGCGCGAGGTGGCCCATGGGGCGCTGGCCGACGCCGGGCTGGAGATCGCCGACGTCGACGGCTTCTTCTGCGACGCCAACAGCCCGGGCATGGGCCCGGTGGACATGCTCGAGTACCTCGGCCTGCGGTGCACCTACACCGAGTCGGGCGACATGGGCGGCGCCACCTACGTCGCCTACGTCGGCCATGCCGCGGCGGCCATCGCCGCGGGGAAGTGCCGGGTGGCGCTCATCGTCCTGGCCGGGCTGCCCCGGGCGGAGGGGACCTCGATCGCCGGGCGCGAGCTGGTGCCCGGGCCGTCGGCGGCCTTCGAGGTCAACGGCTACTGGGGCGGCCACGGGCCGGTCGCCGACTACGCGCTGACCGCACGCCGACACATGCACGAGTTCGGCACGACCTCCGAGCACCTGGCCTGGGTCAAGGTCGCGAGCTCCGAGCACGCCCAGCACAACCCCGACGCGATGCTGCGCACGCCGGTCACCGTCGACGACGTCCTAGCCTCGCCCCTGGTCGCCGACCCGCTGCATCGCCTGGACTGCTGCATCGTCTCCGACGGCGGCGGTGCGCTCGTGGTCGTGCACCCCGACGTCGCGCGCGGCCTGGAGCGCACGGGCGTGATGCTGCGCGGCCACGGCGAGGCGCACAAGGACCCCAACTTCGGCGACGTCGACCTGACCTACACGGCCGGCCGCCGGGCCGGCGAGCTGGCCTACGCGGAGGCGGGCGTGCGGCCCTCCGACATCCAATACGCCTCGATCTACGACTCGTTCACGATCACCGTGCTCATCGCGCTGGAGGACCTCGGCTTCTGCGCCAAGGGCCGGGGCGGGCCCTTCGTGCAGGACGGGGGCCTGCGCAGCCGCGGTGGGCGGCTGCCGGTCAACACCGACGGCGGCGGGCTCTCGAGCAACCACCCCGGCAACCGGGGCGGCATGACCAAGGTCATCGAGGCGGTGCGCCAGCTGCGGGGCGAGACGCAGCTCGAGGTCCAGGTCCCCGGGTGCGAGCTGGCGCTGGTCTTCGGATCGGGCGTCCGCCTGTCCTCGCGTCACTACAGCTCGGTGCTCGTCCTGGAGCGCGCGGCATGAGCCCCGGGGTGCGCCCGGCCTCCCTGCCCACGCCCCCGCCGCGGCTGGACCCCGAGACCCAGCCGTACTGGGACGCCGCCGCGCGTGGCGAGCTGGTCCTCCCGCTCTGCCCGCGATGTGATCGGCTGTTCTGGTACCCGCGGGGCGCCTGCCCGCGCTGCGGCGCGACCGACCTGAGCTGGCGGCCGGCGTCGGGCGAGGGGGTCGTCTACAGCTTCAGCGTCGTGCGCCGCGCGGGTGGGGCGTGGGCGCAGGCGGTGCCCTACGTCCTGGCCTACGTCACGCTGGCCGAGGGGCTCACGGTGGCGGCGAACATCGTGGGCTGCGCCCCGGAGGAGATCACGGTGGACCTGCCCGTGCACGCGGTCTTCGAGGCGGCCGCCGCGGGCGACCCGGCGATCCTGCGCTTCACGCCCGCGGCGGCCGGCTGAGCTCCGGGACCACGACCGCGCCGCGCGCCACGAGGGCGTCGATCGCGTCGGGGGCCAGGCCGAGCTCGCCGAGCACCTCGAGGCTGTGCTCCCCCAGGCGCGGCGCCGGGCGCAGCGGCACGGGCTCGGTGGCCGAGAACGAGGGGGCCATCCGCGCCAGGCGCAGCCGGCCCTCGGTGGGGTGCTCGATCTCCTGCATGAGGCCCACGGCCTCGAGGTGGGGGTCGGCGAGGAGCTCGTCGATCCCGAGCACGGGGACCGCGGCGACGCCGAGCCGCTGAAAGTCCTCGAGCCACGCCGTGCTCGTGCGCGACGGCAGGGCCTCCGCCAGCAGCCCGTAGAGCTCGTCGATGTTCTCCGTGCGCTCCCGGATGGTGCGGAA from the Baekduia soli genome contains:
- a CDS encoding class I adenylate-forming enzyme family protein, translating into MDVTSLYGRRATQRWERMSVGDLFERVTWSYPDKEAIVAWEGAFAHPENQRLTYRQADELANRVAHGLLERGLQRGDRVIMFCDNTTEAYVFKFGVAKAGMTVVPLNTMLAPDVIGHLLARTEPAFTIVDAELWPRAAGAFGAQGMTPDVTIEIGGPPVPGSTGFGAFVQGRPATEPDVEIHADDIWEIVFTSGTTALPKGAMISHAYSHMTGASFALSLTRRLAFECDLKLCGFLPLVFHSAHQIVGLPAFFAGGTLIMGRGLDAANVARAVTRERATCLWGGAPAMLTDIVAAVAREPMSYDFSSVTTALYGWTSAPPGLIAALERLCGPDLVTFEILGQTEAMACFRFWPGQWPETFHRHAPERNYVGVPSPILASDVVDEDGASLRDRPGVPGEVVYRSPVMTAGYYQDVEATHEAFRGGWFHSGDLCEYDADGLRVMVDRSKDIVKSGGENVSSMRVESVLVQHPHVVKAAVVGLPHPQWGEAVTAFVIAADGAVPDPDELIAFARERLGGFETPKRVVVVEALPVTVGSKVLKYQLRATHAGLYAEG
- a CDS encoding peptidyl-alpha-hydroxyglycine alpha-amidating lyase family protein → MSSGGYVAIEGWEQLPGGWAHPDVPGVAVDAEDRVYVFARGEHPVIVYERDGTFAGSWGEGVFDNPHAIRIDHEGFVWCVDNGDHTVRKFTGAGELVLTLGEPGRASETGARTSGADYGEFHYRQVAHGSAPFHGPTDVCVLTDGSVFVADGYGNARVHRFSADGTLEASWGEPGRGPGQFHIPHGLAASPDERRLFVADRENDRIQVFDLDGGLLDQWAGVSRPDGLALSPDGLLCVTELGGRAGRWPDMDPVTDATPHSVCTLLDAGTGAVVERFGTDEPCAPGSFWAAHGVAFDSAGDLYVGEVTWSAGARNGDVPADCHTLQKLTRGV
- a CDS encoding SDR family oxidoreductase, with the translated sequence MSLRLDGRVALVTGAGAGIGAAVARRLAQEGAAVAVVDRDEDAAARVAAEVTAAGGRAAAVGADVSDRAQVAAAVAVAAGLGDAVHIVVNNAGIIRPAMFPKLDEERFAAVLDVHLMGTYRVAQEALAHLPDDGRGRIINSTSAAGLVGTIGQANYAAAKAGIVGLTKSLARELARRAITANVVAPLAATAMTETIRTDPRFAEKQLAKVPLGRWAEPDEIAGAFAFLASDDASYITGQVLCVDGGLVM
- a CDS encoding TetR/AcrR family transcriptional regulator produces the protein MSAPVAGAPPRRGTRPKNRRALIVDAAADLFYERGYAGVSMNDVAGAVNVRASSLYRHFSGKQELLRAVIAAELEPFGAVVSEAATLQDAIPGLAAAAAGRPRLGVLWQRESRALEGDEVAPLAREVHRVTAGLTALLTAQRPGLTAGDASLLAWCAVSVLRSVPKGGARPGRADHEDLLSQTLTRLLALPVRRAPQPAPAPWDATTTYAPQSTREPLLAIAVPLMAASGYAGTSLEEIAARAGMAGPSIYPYFDSKQDLLFAALGRAADAVLLDLYRSLGRAQGPEDALRRLTTCYLTLAGTHSALIDLLITDVHHLDDPQRSYVLHTQESVRAEWAHVLAVARPGLRPVMARAVVRAAQAIADDLARSPGLRRMPGAFATVVDLLLEVQAAPAPAGAGA
- a CDS encoding thiolase domain-containing protein gives rise to the protein MSHQPGAVIVGAYEHPGRDLPGHTIPRLQREVAHGALADAGLEIADVDGFFCDANSPGMGPVDMLEYLGLRCTYTESGDMGGATYVAYVGHAAAAIAAGKCRVALIVLAGLPRAEGTSIAGRELVPGPSAAFEVNGYWGGHGPVADYALTARRHMHEFGTTSEHLAWVKVASSEHAQHNPDAMLRTPVTVDDVLASPLVADPLHRLDCCIVSDGGGALVVVHPDVARGLERTGVMLRGHGEAHKDPNFGDVDLTYTAGRRAGELAYAEAGVRPSDIQYASIYDSFTITVLIALEDLGFCAKGRGGPFVQDGGLRSRGGRLPVNTDGGGLSSNHPGNRGGMTKVIEAVRQLRGETQLEVQVPGCELALVFGSGVRLSSRHYSSVLVLERAA